A window of Xylophilus sp. GW821-FHT01B05 contains these coding sequences:
- a CDS encoding biopolymer transporter ExbD — MAFGRLDRGASSAPLSDINVTPLVDVMLVLVVVFLLTAPLLASSIRLDLPQAASAAPVSKPASLAVVMDKSGQVFLDDKPVAVEAVAARFADAARADPATELQLRADAGVPYGRVVEVLGLAQKAGLTRIGFMADPAVAAPAGRKP; from the coding sequence ATGGCCTTCGGACGTCTCGACCGCGGCGCCAGCAGCGCGCCCCTCAGCGACATCAACGTCACGCCGCTGGTGGATGTGATGCTGGTGCTGGTGGTGGTCTTCCTGCTGACCGCGCCCCTGCTGGCCAGCAGCATCCGGCTCGACCTGCCCCAGGCGGCTTCCGCCGCGCCGGTGAGCAAGCCGGCATCCCTGGCGGTGGTGATGGACAAATCCGGCCAGGTGTTCCTGGACGACAAGCCGGTGGCCGTCGAGGCCGTGGCGGCGCGTTTTGCCGATGCCGCGCGGGCTGATCCGGCCACCGAACTACAGCTGCGCGCCGATGCCGGCGTGCCTTACGGCCGCGTGGTCGAGGTGCTGGGCCTGGCGCAGAAGGCAGGCCTCACGCGCATCGGCTTCATGGCCGACCCGGCTGTTGCGGCACCCGCCGGGCGGAAACCCTAA
- a CDS encoding MotA/TolQ/ExbB proton channel family protein, with the protein MNAARFLIEGDAVSRSVAIGLLVLSVASWVVIAWKLWLLQRAVADVARGTAAFWQANSLADAHRAVATFDRHALVTPFLAALAPLAATPGLAGTGDRQQRRTRVLRDVLHAVLGRLQFGQVLLATVGAIAPFVGLLGTVWGIHRALVDIAGAGQITIERIAGPVGEALVMTAAGLAVAIPAVLAYNLFGRRITRIEAALEGFAQDLRDLPELPPG; encoded by the coding sequence ATGAACGCGGCGCGCTTCCTGATCGAAGGTGATGCCGTTTCGCGCAGCGTCGCGATTGGCTTGCTGGTGCTGTCGGTGGCGAGCTGGGTGGTGATTGCCTGGAAGCTCTGGTTGCTGCAGCGCGCCGTGGCCGACGTGGCACGCGGCACCGCCGCTTTCTGGCAGGCCAACTCGCTGGCGGATGCCCATCGCGCCGTGGCAACCTTCGACCGGCATGCGCTGGTCACTCCCTTCCTGGCAGCCCTGGCGCCACTGGCTGCAACACCGGGCTTGGCGGGCACCGGCGACCGCCAGCAGCGGCGCACCCGGGTGCTGCGCGATGTCCTGCACGCGGTCCTGGGCCGCCTGCAGTTTGGCCAGGTGCTGTTGGCCACGGTGGGCGCGATTGCCCCGTTTGTGGGCCTGCTCGGCACGGTCTGGGGCATCCACCGTGCGCTGGTCGATATCGCCGGTGCCGGCCAGATCACCATCGAGCGCATCGCCGGCCCGGTGGGCGAGGCCCTGGTGATGACGGCCGCCGGCCTGGCCGTGGCCATTCCTGCGGTGCTGGCCTACAACCTGTTTGGCCGCCGCATCACGCGCATCGAGGCGGCTCTCGAAGGCTTCGCGCAGGACCTGCGCGACCTGCCGGAGCTGCCGCCGGGCTGA
- the dapB gene encoding 4-hydroxy-tetrahydrodipicolinate reductase: MSATPSSSAARHRVAIAGASGRMGRMLIEAVRAADDCVLAGALDAAASPAIGSDASAFLGLASGVQITADPAIGVAGADALIDFTRPEGTMAHLAACRERGVALVIGTTGFTAAQKADIAAAARDIPIVMAPNMSVGVNVTLKLLEMAAKALSTGYDIEILEAHHRHKVDAPSGTALKMGEVIASALGRSLDECAVYAREGVTGERDPSSIGFAAIRGGDIVGDHTVLFAGTGERIEISHKASSRAGYAQGSLRAVRFLAGKKPGLYDMFDVLGLHG; the protein is encoded by the coding sequence ATGAGCGCTACGCCTTCTTCTTCCGCTGCCCGGCACCGTGTGGCCATTGCCGGCGCCTCCGGCCGCATGGGCCGCATGCTGATCGAGGCGGTGCGTGCCGCCGACGACTGCGTGCTGGCCGGTGCGCTGGACGCCGCCGCCAGCCCCGCCATCGGCTCGGATGCATCTGCATTCCTGGGCCTGGCCAGCGGCGTGCAGATCACGGCAGACCCGGCCATCGGCGTGGCCGGTGCGGATGCGCTGATCGACTTCACCCGCCCGGAAGGCACGATGGCGCACCTGGCGGCCTGCCGTGAGCGCGGCGTGGCGCTGGTGATCGGCACCACCGGTTTTACCGCGGCGCAGAAGGCAGACATTGCGGCTGCCGCGCGCGACATTCCCATCGTCATGGCGCCCAATATGAGCGTGGGCGTGAACGTCACGCTCAAGCTGCTGGAGATGGCTGCCAAGGCCTTGTCCACCGGCTATGACATCGAGATCCTGGAGGCCCACCACCGCCACAAGGTGGATGCGCCCTCGGGCACGGCGCTGAAGATGGGCGAGGTGATTGCCAGCGCGCTTGGCCGCTCGCTCGACGAATGCGCGGTCTATGCACGCGAGGGCGTTACCGGCGAGCGCGATCCCTCCAGCATCGGCTTTGCCGCCATTCGCGGTGGCGACATCGTGGGCGACCACACGGTGCTGTTCGCCGGCACCGGCGAGCGCATCGAGATCTCGCACAAGGCCTCCAGCCGCGCCGGCTACGCCCAGGGCAGCCTGCGTGCGGTGCGCTTCCTGGCTGGCAAGAAGCCGGGCCTCTACGACATGTTCGATGTGCTGGGCCTGCACGGCTGA
- a CDS encoding outer membrane protein assembly factor BamE — protein MVTPYKIEVVQGNFVSKEQAAALQTGMSRLQVREVLGTPLVTSIFHADRWDYVFTIKRPNVEPQARRLSVFFKDDLLERFEGDEMPSEADFVAQLDTRPRASGKAPVLEATEAQLKRFPASKAPSPDAATSQAAEPPLPTSYPPLESSSTGR, from the coding sequence ATGGTGACGCCCTACAAGATCGAGGTCGTGCAGGGCAACTTCGTCTCCAAGGAGCAAGCGGCGGCGCTGCAGACGGGCATGAGCCGGCTGCAGGTGCGCGAAGTGCTGGGCACTCCGCTGGTGACCAGCATCTTCCACGCTGATCGCTGGGACTATGTGTTCACCATCAAGCGCCCCAATGTCGAACCCCAGGCACGGCGCCTGAGCGTGTTCTTCAAGGACGACCTGCTTGAGCGCTTCGAGGGCGACGAGATGCCGAGCGAAGCCGACTTCGTGGCCCAGCTCGATACCCGGCCCCGGGCTTCCGGCAAGGCGCCGGTGCTGGAGGCGACCGAAGCGCAGCTCAAACGCTTTCCTGCCAGCAAGGCGCCGTCGCCCGATGCCGCGACGTCCCAGGCGGCCGAGCCGCCACTGCCCACCAGCTACCCGCCGCTCGAATCGTCCTCTACCGGGCGCTGA
- the fur gene encoding ferric iron uptake transcriptional regulator has translation MSSNIEDLKSTGLKATLPRLKILEIFQKGKQRHMTAEDVFRVLLEERSDIGLATVYRVLTQFEQAGILSRRHFESGKAVYELNEGSHHDHFVCTSCGKVEEFYDAEIEKRQLAVAKAMGWQMQDHAMALYGLCADCIKTKG, from the coding sequence ATGTCCAGCAACATCGAAGACCTCAAGAGTACCGGTCTCAAGGCCACCTTGCCGCGCCTGAAGATTCTGGAAATCTTCCAGAAGGGCAAGCAGCGCCACATGACGGCCGAGGACGTGTTCCGTGTGTTGCTGGAAGAGCGCTCCGACATCGGCCTGGCTACGGTCTACCGCGTGCTGACCCAGTTCGAGCAGGCCGGCATACTGAGCCGGCGCCATTTCGAAAGCGGCAAGGCCGTCTACGAGCTCAACGAAGGCTCGCACCACGACCACTTCGTCTGCACCAGCTGCGGCAAGGTCGAGGAGTTCTACGACGCCGAGATCGAGAAGCGCCAACTGGCCGTGGCCAAGGCCATGGGCTGGCAAATGCAGGACCACGCCATGGCGCTGTACGGGCTGTGCGCCGACTGCATCAAGACAAAAGGCTAA
- the hprK gene encoding HPr(Ser) kinase/phosphatase translates to MKPTVVSADVLFEEFRSSLRWEWVAGLGASERSFEAVAVSAARSGADLVGYLNYIHPYRVQILGEREVAYLTNATPEDCARRIARIVTLEPPVLILTDGQTAPDALVSMCERAQIPMFATHESAAFVIDVLRAYLSKHFADRVTMHGVFMDILGLGVMITGESGLGKSELGLELISRGNGLVADDAVDLFRINQATIEGRCPELLQNLLEVRGIGLLDIRAIFGETAVRRKMRLKLIVHLVRRETMEREYERLPHEPLTQDVLDVPVRKAVIQVVAGRNIAVLVEAAVRNTILQLRGIDTYQEFVERHQRAMERGEP, encoded by the coding sequence GTGAAACCCACCGTCGTCAGCGCTGACGTTCTGTTCGAGGAGTTTCGCTCTTCGCTGCGCTGGGAATGGGTTGCGGGCCTGGGCGCCTCCGAGCGCAGCTTCGAAGCCGTGGCCGTCAGCGCCGCGCGCTCCGGCGCCGACCTGGTCGGTTACCTGAATTACATCCACCCTTACCGGGTGCAGATCCTGGGTGAGCGCGAGGTGGCCTACCTCACCAATGCCACCCCTGAGGACTGCGCGCGGCGCATCGCGCGCATCGTCACGCTCGAGCCGCCGGTGCTGATCCTGACCGACGGCCAGACCGCACCCGATGCGCTGGTGTCCATGTGCGAGCGGGCGCAGATCCCGATGTTCGCCACGCACGAGTCGGCGGCCTTTGTCATCGACGTGCTGCGTGCCTACCTGTCCAAGCATTTCGCCGACCGGGTCACCATGCACGGCGTCTTCATGGACATCCTGGGCCTGGGCGTGATGATCACCGGCGAGTCGGGCCTGGGCAAAAGTGAGCTTGGGCTGGAGCTGATCTCGCGTGGCAACGGCCTGGTGGCCGACGATGCGGTGGACCTGTTTCGCATCAACCAGGCCACCATCGAGGGGCGGTGCCCCGAGCTGCTGCAGAACCTGCTGGAGGTGCGCGGCATCGGTTTGCTGGACATCCGCGCCATCTTTGGCGAGACGGCGGTGCGCCGCAAGATGCGGCTCAAACTGATCGTGCACCTGGTGCGGCGCGAAACCATGGAGCGCGAGTACGAGCGCCTGCCGCATGAGCCCCTAACCCAGGATGTGCTCGACGTCCCGGTGCGCAAGGCAGTGATCCAGGTGGTCGCCGGCCGCAACATCGCCGTGCTGGTCGAGGCTGCGGTGCGCAACACCATCCTGCAGTTGCGCGGTATCGACACCTACCAGGAATTCGTCGAGCGCCACCAGCGCGCGATGGAACGCGGCGAGCCTTAA
- a CDS encoding PTS sugar transporter subunit IIA yields MNRLASILPAAQVLVSVDATSKKRAFEEAGLLFEEQHGLSRALITDSLFARERLGSTGLGHGVAIPHGRIKGLKAPMAAVFQLAQPIGFDAPDERPVALLIFLLVPEAATQKHLEILSEIAELLSDAPLREKIKTCADATELHTTIASWQSTQPA; encoded by the coding sequence ATGAACCGTCTCGCCTCCATTCTGCCGGCCGCTCAGGTGCTTGTGAGCGTCGATGCCACTAGCAAGAAGCGCGCATTCGAAGAGGCCGGACTGCTGTTCGAAGAACAGCACGGCCTGAGCCGAGCCCTCATCACCGACAGCCTCTTCGCCCGTGAACGGCTGGGCTCCACCGGCCTCGGGCATGGTGTGGCCATCCCCCACGGCCGCATCAAGGGACTGAAGGCGCCCATGGCTGCCGTGTTCCAACTGGCGCAGCCGATCGGCTTCGATGCCCCCGACGAGCGCCCGGTTGCCCTGCTGATCTTCCTGCTGGTGCCTGAAGCCGCCACGCAGAAGCATCTGGAGATCCTCTCCGAGATCGCCGAGTTGCTGAGCGATGCACCGCTGCGCGAGAAGATCAAGACCTGCGCTGACGCCACCGAACTGCACACCACGATTGCCAGTTGGCAATCCACTCAGCCTGCGTGA